In Candidatus Anstonellales archaeon, the genomic stretch CTTAGGACGACTACCTGTAGTTAATTTTGCTGCAGGAGGAATCGCAACGCCGGCAGATGCAGCATTATGTATGCAATTAGGCTGTGATGGCGTATTTGTTGGAAGCGGAATCTTCAAATCTTCAGAACCAAAGAGGATGGCGGATGCAATTGTTGAGGCCGTTGCACATTTTGAAGATAAAGAATTACTTGCAAGAGTTTCTGAAGGGTTAGGAACACCAATGAAGGGAATTGATATTGAAGAATTAGAGGGACATCAAAGAATGGCAACAAGAGGAATCTGAACCGAAACTTGTTTTTGCGGCTATAAGAAAAGGAAGAACTATTTATCCTTTCATCAGAACAGCGATATAATCAAATCAATCAGGTCAGATATCAAGGGAATGCGGAAATCTCTACTTTCAACATCGGCGGGCATAATTTTTTCTGAACCCTGTTCTCTTTCGGAGTTATTTTGATTGTTGCTCATCATAGTTCGGTTAGTCTCTTGAGCTGGAAGTGAGACTTGCTCCATTTTTTCATTTGTTTCTTTGTAAGACTTGGATAGATTAAAGGTTCTACTTCTTCTTTTTGCTTCTTCTGCAATTTTCTCAACATGCTCATCGACTTCTATAATAGGCAAGCTCTCTATCTCGAATTTCTCAATAAGTCGCTTTGCTTTTATTAAAGAAACGATGTCATAATTCACAGGATGGCATATTTGATATACACTAAAAATGCCGTTTGTTGTTATGTTTGTTGCAACTCTATTTATCTCTAAAAGAATTGATTTAACAGCTAAGAAATTTTCTTTTGATTGGTTTTCTGAAAATCTTTCAATAATCATCTCAGCATCTCGGGTTAGATATTCGAGGTTTTTAGTTCTATTTTCAAAATAAACAATAAGGTCTATAAATTCCCAGCCGACACCTTGAGCAAGTGGACTACAAATCGGAGTAAAGCATGACTTAAAGCACGATTCCCGATCCGAACAGGGATAGAGATCAGTTCCAAGATATTTTTTGCATCTGGATTCGCCAGGCTCGCGGCTTTTTGAAAACGAGATGATGAACTCTTTAAGCTTTTGAGTTTCATTTGGTGGGATTTTTTTAAACCCTTTCAAAATATAATATTCAAATAAAACATCCCTTATTTCGGATTCATTTTGTACAATTACGAAACTTGAAGGAGAATCTATTATCTTTTTGACAATCAAATTTTGTGTACCATTAATAACTACAAAATAATAAACCGAATAATTCCTTGTTAATTTAAAATCCTCGATGCTGAAGAGCTCATTATCAGTGAGGTAACTAGCGATAAAAAGGTCTAGATATTCATCACCTTTTGAAAACGCTAAAGCTGATGGTAATGATGCAGTAAGAAGTAAAATAAACATCAGATTAATCATTTTGACCGCCGCCTTATCTTTCTTATTATAATGACGTAGAGAATATAAGAAGTCCCTATAATTATTAATGCTCCACCTGCCAAATAATAAAGTAGTTCTAAATGAGATGAGAAGATAGATGGCTTATTAGTTTCTTTTATTTCCACAGTCCTAGCTTTATCACGGCTCTTATTGAGAGACTGCGTTTGTAGACGTGACATCTCGGGTTCTGGTACTTTAAATACCGTAACATTGACCGGTTTGGCATTTTTCACACCCGGTGAATAAAATGTGTAGACCCCTGGATAAGTAGGCATATATTGTACCATGCCACTATTATCAGTCGTTAGATACTCTGCTCTTCTAAGAGGAGAAACAACTACTATCGTTGCATCTGGTGCAGGACTACCATTACTCTTACTAACAAAAAGAGTTATCTTTTCGTTTAGAGCTGCAAGAGCCGGTGCATGTAAAAGTAACGTCTCGTTAATGGTCTTATTTTGGTCGTTGCTCAAAAGAATTATTTTAGAGGCAAAATCTCTTGTTTTATATACTTTACCCAAAATGCTGTACTTTATTTCTATTGATTCTTGTGGAGAGAGAGTGAGAAACTTCCACTTTGCTATTATACTGCCATTCTCTATCACATCCGGCAATATGTCAAAATACACTTTTTCTTTGCTGTCGGCTGCTAGGGACGGTATAACCTCAACCACCTCAAAATTTTCAATCGGCTCTGTATCGTTGTTTTGGATAAACAAAGAAAAATGTGTAATATTATTAAATGCGTCTACACTAGTCGAGCGCCTAAAATAATAGGTCTTTAACCCGCTGCTTATATTTTGAGATATAAACGAAGCTCCGCTGCCACCGCTGGCCGAAGGACTACCTGCAGATGAACCTCCTATGCTACTGCCTCCCCCACCTCCACCACTACCGCTGCTTGATGACGAACTTGGGGCATTCTCACACAAGTAAGTGTTTTGGCTACAAAAACCACTTACGCACGTCTGATTATAAAGACAGGAATAACCGTTCTGGACCTTTCCACCTATTGTCCATTCTGAATATGAAGTTGTATTTATCCAGACATAATTATTATTAACGTCAACGCCAGCTACGGGTTCTTCGTATTTTATCCATGATGAGTTAATGGTATTATATTTAAATGGTCTTAAAGTCGCCTCAGAGATTCCAAGACTATCCACTTCGGTCTGATTATATGATATCCGCAACTGAGAATCCAAAAGTGAATTGATAACATTATCGCTTGTCGTGATGAACACAAAAATATCTAATCCTTTTTCATAAATATTACTCGTATTCAGATTATTAGCTGATAAGCTACTAAAGGATATATTTATTTCCCCCTCCACAATGGTGGCATTTGTCACTAATATTATGCTTAAGTTTGTCTCTGTTGAATTTAATTGATAGGAAGAATTCTCAGTTATATTAAGGCGGTTGATTTTAGTTGTAACAAAACGATATATTGAACTTAAAAGATGATTACTTGCTAAATCAGAGATTTTTACCTGTACATAATACATCGAGGATGGGACAAGTGAAGATAGTGTGATGTTCTTTGTTGTCGTTTGCGCCGTATCGTTACTTGTATTTAAAAGAGCATTTTGTGAAAAACCATATAATACGGTCGCATTAACAGGTTCGGATGAGACTAATGCAATAGTTGTGCTTTCGTTGGTTATGTTCCAGATATATAGGAGACGGATATTGGGCGGTAGAGTGTCAACATGTACTGAATTAGTAGCTGTTTTATTTGTGTTGTCTGCATAGTCCGTCATATAAGCAGAATAAGAATACTCCCCATCTATTAGGTTAGTTAAATTGATGTACCAAAGAGTACCAACTCCATTCATAGTATAATTTGTCCCATTCCACTCCAAAGTCGCATTTTTGATTGGTTCATTAACTGAAAGATTGATAAAAACATAAGTTAGATTCTGGTAATGACCATCGGACGGCGTAGGAGAGACAAATAATCCTCTAGGTTTAGTGAGATCTATGTGAACTTTGCGCTCTTCTGATGAGACCCATTGATTGCGGGCAGAGTGATTGGCTAAGACTCTGTATGAATATTCTCCCTCTCCCAAATCAGATTTGTTAATCCAATAATATCCGTTATTGGAGTTTACAGTTTCATTTATGCTATAATTCCATTCAAGTAAAATTTTATCAGAGAAACCTGAGATAGTAAAGTTAATTACTACTGAATTAGCTGAAACGTTCGACGCATTTTGGGGAGTGGGTGCCAAAAAGGTAATGTTCATATCGCTCATCTGCACATATAGTATATTTGTGCCGGTAGTATTTGAATTTCCCCCAAAATCGTGTCCTACAACATAATATGTATAGTTTCCATCAAAAAGAACAGTGATATTATAGTACCATCCAGTGCCCGTATTATTCGTCATGTTATATTCTGTTCCATTAAAGTAAAGACTTACGCGCTCTAAAGTTTCGGAGGAAGTTATGTTTATAATAAAGGAAGAATTTTGAGAGTATGAATTGTTAAGCGGAGTCCTATCTACAAATGATATCACTGGCGCTATTGTATCTATCCTCAATCTTCTTGTTTCGGATACGTTCCACAAACCCGTACCCGAGGAGTTAGCATAAACTCTGTAGGTGTAGTTTTCATCTGACAAGGAGGATATAGTGGTTCCAAAAGTTGGAAAGGTTCCATTCATTGTTAAATTTGAAGAAAGGTTCCATTCAAGTAAGACTACCGAAGCTGAGGGTGAAGAAAAAGTAACATTTATTTCAACCCAGGTCTTATTTATGACTGAATTGTCATCTGGTGTTGGAGAAGAAAAATCAAAAATTGGATAGTTATCAACGATAATATTCCGTGTTTCGCTAGAGTTGATGTTTCCGTTTAAATCGATTACATAAATTTTATAGGGATACGTTCCACTCGATAGATTAGTTTTATTTATATACGCATAAAATGACTTTGTATTTGTTGAGTTAATAAGAGACTCATTTGAACCGGCCCATTCTATAATAGCGGAGGAATAGTTCTCATTAATGCTTATGTTGATGAATACATTTGAGCCATTTATAGTAACATTGTTGGCAGGTGTTGGCTCAACAAAAAAAATGGTTGGCTTAATAGAATCAGCACGAATCAAAGCTTCAAAGACGCTTATCCTCGGGTAAACTGTCCCATTCCAAGGGTCCGTTACGTTTTTTCCGCTTGCTTTTAGAGTATTTTTTATTTCAATTGGTGTTGCGTTTCCACGTTGTAACGAGATGAACTGTTTTATAAGAGCTGCGGCTCCTGCAGCCATTGGAGCTGCCATCGATGTTCCGCCCATTGTAACCGTTGTTCCATCATAATCTACAGACGTTATAAGTGCACCTGCTGCAAGTAAGTCAAGATTTGGCCCCCTGTTGGTAAAGCATGTTAATCTGTCCGGTGATGTTGTAGCATCTACACAGTTGCTCCAGGCAACACCTCCAACGTCGGCATCGTAAACCGCCCCAACGGAGATAACGGATGGATCACAAGCAGGATGAGAAATGCCTGTCGAATGGTTTTCGTTTCCACTTGCTGCAAAGATAGCAATTCCTGCATTCGTGGCAGAAGAAAACAGAGAAGTATTGAAAGTAGGACAGGTATCTTCGGTATATCTACCACCATCCCCCAAACTCATAGATATGACTGAAATGTTATAGATAGACTTGTTTGAAATGCACCATTCAACAGCCAATGCTACATCAGAAAAATAACCTTGTCCGTTTCTGTTAAGAACTTTTAATGCAACTATTTCAGCTTCTGGTGCAACACCTCGAACCGACCCATTTGCCGCAATAATGCCTGCAACATGGGAACCATGCCCATTATCATCCGTTGGGTCGTTGGTCCTATTCACAAAATTCCAGCCACCCCTAACCTTACTGCAATTTCCACTAAAAAACTCACCAGAAGTGCAATTTCCAAAGCTTTCGTGATTATAGGCTATTCCTGTATCAATTACACATACCGCCTGTCCTTTTCCTGTTATATTTTGCCCACCCACATAAAGATTATAGGCAGGAGTAACGTTTTGAAGTGGGAGAGCCTCTTGTAGGCTGATATATACCGGCCTATCATAAATAATCCGTTTTACTAAGGGGTTTCTTTCGAGCTCCAATAATTGCTGGCGCGTGACTTCTCCGGCAAATGCATTGAAATATTTATATCTTGCCTTAAGGGGAAATGAACGAAGTGAAGATATCACTTTTTCTTGTGCAAGCGAGTATTCTCTTTGTTTTTGTACAACGTTGGGCGAATAGAGTCCATATTGGCCTATAATCTCAGAAACCGGCTCTGAATCATTTAATAGTACAATTACTCTTATGCTCCCCTCCCCATTCAGTTTTTCTAGAACAGTTGCGTCGATTTTTTCCTCTCTTAGATTCTCATTTAATAATAAAGGCCCTGCAAGAAGTATCTGAAGAAGAAAGAAGATGAAATAGAGGAATGCTAACCCCTTAAATGACATAATCAAGTCTATACAAAAGCTCTTTAAATCACTTTCTCTGAATATACTATGATGAGACAAAGGATAGGGGTGCTTTCATTTCATGGCGACGTAGCAGAGCATAAAGTTTCGCTACTTGAAGCTGGAAAAAAGGAAAAAATTGACCTTCATATAGTAGATGTTAGAAATAGAGAAGACCTAATTGATTTAGACGGCTTAATAATTCCAGGCGGAGAGAGCACGACCATAAGTAAACTTATCTCTTCTCAAGATATGTGGGAAGATATAAAAAAGATAAGAAAAATATTTGGAACATGCGCAGGGGCTATCTTACTTGCAAAGAAAGTAAATGGAGCTACAAGCGAGCAGAGATTTTTGGAACTTATGGACATAGAGGTCTCAAGAAACGCTTATGGTCCACAAATAGAATCTTTTGAGGATGAAATAGAAACAACCATAGGAAAAGTCAGAGCCGTTTTTATTCGAGCTCCTTTATTTGAAAGGTGGTGGGGAAACTGCGAAGTTTTGGGGTTTTTTGACAATCGTCCTGTAGCAATAAAAGAAAGATGCAAAAATCAAGTATTTCTTGCTTTGGCTTTTCATCCTGAACTTAGCGGCGAAACAATATTTCATCAATATTTCTTACGACTCTAAAAATCCAAAAACCATATTATAACTTTTTACCTGAAAAACAACTTTTGCATATGTCGGTTCGCATACATAAATCACAAGCAGGTGATAGACACCACCTGCAAGTTTTAGTTGCAACGTTCCCACAAATTGAGCATATACCAGGACGAATCATAGAAGCATTCCCCATCCAGCAAGACGCCACCTTTGGTTTATTCTTCTACAAACTGCAAGTTTTACATCTTTATCAACACATATACCTCTCTTTAGTTTTAGCTCAATATTTTTGCCCTTTTGCTTTGTGATAACGCCAATTGTTGTTGCGGTTCCTGCACAGATTACAAGCGGTTCTTGGGGCTTTAATGGCTGTGATTGTATGTCTGATCTGTTTAAAACGTTAAATTCCATAGTAAGCTCATCTAAAACGGGCGGCAGTTCACCTGGTCTTCCAACCACATTACCAACAAGCCCATCTCCCTTAGTTAGAGAGGGATCAATCAGCGTCTCGAAAGCCACAAGTCCTCCTGGATATGCTTTTTCAACTCTTTCATTACCTACGTTTATGCCCACAATCTTAAGTATAATTGGAACCGTGATCTCTTTATCCTTTGTTTTCTTTGTGATTCCAGGCCTAAGCTCAATTTCGTCGCCAACCTCAAACTTTCCCTGTAAAATAGAGCCACCAATTACTCCACCCCTTAGCTCTGTTATTGGTGTTCCCGGCCTATTAACATCAAATGAACGAGTTATGTACATTCTGGGCGAGAGTTCCTGATTCCTTGTTGGGGTAGGAATAGTCTTCTCAATAGCCTCAACAAGAGCATCTATATTCATTTCATAATTTGCAGAAGTCGGGATAATGGGGGCGTTTTCCGCTATCGTGCCTTTTAGAAACTCTCGTATCTCTTTATAGTTTGCTAAAGCCTGTTCCCGGCTTACCAAGTCAATCTTATTTTGGACAACGACTATATTCTTTATTCCAAGGATATTTAGGACAAGAAGATGTTCGTATGTTTGGGGTTGAGGACACTTTTCGTTAGCAGCTATTACTAAAATTGCCCCGTCAATTATACTTGAAGCTGCAATAGCAGTTGTCATCAAAGTCTCATGTCCGGGTGCATCAAGAAATGAAACGACGCGTGAAATTTCTGCTCCTTTGGTCTTCTTAAGAGAGTAAGTCGTTTTTTTTCTTGTAACTGTTTTGTAAAACGTTGCATCTGCATACCCTATTCTTATGCTGATACCTCTTTTGAGTTCTTCTGAGTGTTCCGAGGTCCACTTTCCAGTAAGTGCGCGAGTAAGGGATGTTTTTCCATGGTCTACATGACCAACAAGACCTATATTAACTTCTGCTTGCATCTCTCCACGTCCTCATTTCTTCTTTTTTGTTCCCGTGTTCTTTTCTTTTGTCTTCGATTTCTTTTCACTTACATTATCCTCGCTTTTTTTGAAAATCTCGCTGAGTGGTTGTGGGCCTTCTTCAACAACTACAGTGTTAAGCTGTGCTATTTCAGCATCAACTTGGTTTCCATGGACTCTTTTTCTTTTTCTCTCACCCTTCTTAGTTGGACGAAAGCCCGGTCTATTTGAGATTAAAACTGCTGTTCTTCTTGAGCCGGAAACATCCCTTCTCATCGGAAAGCCTGAAGTATCGGAACCACCTGTTATCTTAAGTTTGTATCCGGATGCGCCGGCTATGCCACCGTCAAACTCATCTCCTATCTTCAACCCATAGAGAGCTGCTGCTTTTGCAGCATGCACCTCAACTTGATAAGATTGTCCACTTTTATGAGATATTACTATTTTCATAGTATCAATTCCTCCGTCTCCATGATCAATAAGAAAGTAGGTAAATTTAGATGGGCAAATTTTAAAAATGAAAGAGTAAAGTTGGTTCATCACAGAGCGGACTTTTGGTCTCTCTCCCCTTCTTTTAAATGATTATTCTTGTTACTCTTTTGGTGGTAAGATGAAAATAAATTTAGAAGGAGTAAGATTAGCTGAAATTGAAAAGATAGTCAGTCTCCTTAACGACAGGGGGTTTGAGCATCATCTGATTTTTGTAAAGTCAAAGGCTTATTTAGAAATAGCTCCCACGCGAGTGTTATCTAGTAGCAATAATACGCCATTGGATATATGTAATATAGAGTATATCTAAACGATACAATGTGGAAAAAACCAATTGAAATAGCTTTTCTTACTAGAGATTTTTGAAAATAAAAGGTTGCTGTTAATAAAACATTGGAGGGTTTTCTATCTCTTCCCAGATTGATTAAACTGTTATTACTCAAAATTTTTGCCAGCACGCCCGATAGCTGACGAAGAAGAAAAGCAAACGCCAAAACTCCAAAGATTGTGAGTTGTGTTCTGCAAAGGGAATAAAGAAGAGTATTAACTTCAGTTTAGCCAAAAAGGGCTGCAAGTCCCTCTGCAGTTGCTTCCTCTTTTTTACCTTCTTCTGCAACTTCCTTCTTTTTTTCTTCTTTTTCTCCTCCCTCCTTACTCCCAGAAGGGG encodes the following:
- a CDS encoding 30S ribosomal protein S6e; protein product: MNQLYSFIFKICPSKFTYFLIDHGDGGIDTMKIVISHKSGQSYQVEVHAAKAAALYGLKIGDEFDGGIAGASGYKLKITGGSDTSGFPMRRDVSGSRRTAVLISNRPGFRPTKKGERKRKRVHGNQVDAEIAQLNTVVVEEGPQPLSEIFKKSEDNVSEKKSKTKEKNTGTKKKK
- the pdxT gene encoding pyridoxal 5'-phosphate synthase glutaminase subunit PdxT, with amino-acid sequence MRQRIGVLSFHGDVAEHKVSLLEAGKKEKIDLHIVDVRNREDLIDLDGLIIPGGESTTISKLISSQDMWEDIKKIRKIFGTCAGAILLAKKVNGATSEQRFLELMDIEVSRNAYGPQIESFEDEIETTIGKVRAVFIRAPLFERWWGNCEVLGFFDNRPVAIKERCKNQVFLALAFHPELSGETIFHQYFLRL
- a CDS encoding translation initiation factor IF-2 subunit gamma yields the protein MQAEVNIGLVGHVDHGKTSLTRALTGKWTSEHSEELKRGISIRIGYADATFYKTVTRKKTTYSLKKTKGAEISRVVSFLDAPGHETLMTTAIAASSIIDGAILVIAANEKCPQPQTYEHLLVLNILGIKNIVVVQNKIDLVSREQALANYKEIREFLKGTIAENAPIIPTSANYEMNIDALVEAIEKTIPTPTRNQELSPRMYITRSFDVNRPGTPITELRGGVIGGSILQGKFEVGDEIELRPGITKKTKDKEITVPIILKIVGINVGNERVEKAYPGGLVAFETLIDPSLTKGDGLVGNVVGRPGELPPVLDELTMEFNVLNRSDIQSQPLKPQEPLVICAGTATTIGVITKQKGKNIELKLKRGICVDKDVKLAVCRRINQRWRLAGWGMLL
- a CDS encoding S8 family serine peptidase — encoded protein: MSFKGLAFLYFIFFLLQILLAGPLLLNENLREEKIDATVLEKLNGEGSIRVIVLLNDSEPVSEIIGQYGLYSPNVVQKQREYSLAQEKVISSLRSFPLKARYKYFNAFAGEVTRQQLLELERNPLVKRIIYDRPVYISLQEALPLQNVTPAYNLYVGGQNITGKGQAVCVIDTGIAYNHESFGNCTSGEFFSGNCSKVRGGWNFVNRTNDPTDDNGHGSHVAGIIAANGSVRGVAPEAEIVALKVLNRNGQGYFSDVALAVEWCISNKSIYNISVISMSLGDGGRYTEDTCPTFNTSLFSSATNAGIAIFAASGNENHSTGISHPACDPSVISVGAVYDADVGGVAWSNCVDATTSPDRLTCFTNRGPNLDLLAAGALITSVDYDGTTVTMGGTSMAAPMAAGAAALIKQFISLQRGNATPIEIKNTLKASGKNVTDPWNGTVYPRISVFEALIRADSIKPTIFFVEPTPANNVTINGSNVFINISINENYSSAIIEWAGSNESLINSTNTKSFYAYINKTNLSSGTYPYKIYVIDLNGNINSSETRNIIVDNYPIFDFSSPTPDDNSVINKTWVEINVTFSSPSASVVLLEWNLSSNLTMNGTFPTFGTTISSLSDENYTYRVYANSSGTGLWNVSETRRLRIDTIAPVISFVDRTPLNNSYSQNSSFIINITSSETLERVSLYFNGTEYNMTNNTGTGWYYNITVLFDGNYTYYVVGHDFGGNSNTTGTNILYVQMSDMNITFLAPTPQNASNVSANSVVINFTISGFSDKILLEWNYSINETVNSNNGYYWINKSDLGEGEYSYRVLANHSARNQWVSSEERKVHIDLTKPRGLFVSPTPSDGHYQNLTYVFINLSVNEPIKNATLEWNGTNYTMNGVGTLWYINLTNLIDGEYSYSAYMTDYADNTNKTATNSVHVDTLPPNIRLLYIWNITNESTTIALVSSEPVNATVLYGFSQNALLNTSNDTAQTTTKNITLSSLVPSSMYYVQVKISDLASNHLLSSIYRFVTTKINRLNITENSSYQLNSTETNLSIILVTNATIVEGEINISFSSLSANNLNTSNIYEKGLDIFVFITTSDNVINSLLDSQLRISYNQTEVDSLGISEATLRPFKYNTINSSWIKYEEPVAGVDVNNNYVWINTTSYSEWTIGGKVQNGYSCLYNQTCVSGFCSQNTYLCENAPSSSSSSGSGGGGGGSSIGGSSAGSPSASGGSGASFISQNISSGLKTYYFRRSTSVDAFNNITHFSLFIQNNDTEPIENFEVVEVIPSLAADSKEKVYFDILPDVIENGSIIAKWKFLTLSPQESIEIKYSILGKVYKTRDFASKIILLSNDQNKTINETLLLHAPALAALNEKITLFVSKSNGSPAPDATIVVVSPLRRAEYLTTDNSGMVQYMPTYPGVYTFYSPGVKNAKPVNVTVFKVPEPEMSRLQTQSLNKSRDKARTVEIKETNKPSIFSSHLELLYYLAGGALIIIGTSYILYVIIIRKIRRRSK